In Rhipicephalus microplus isolate Deutch F79 chromosome 7, USDA_Rmic, whole genome shotgun sequence, one genomic interval encodes:
- the LOC119184754 gene encoding myosin heavy chain, muscle isoform X14, with the protein MAEDPDPTEYLFVSLETKRKDQTKPYDGKKMVWVPDEKEGFVLGNIVSTKGDMVTVDCPGGEQTVKKDLLQQVNPPKYEKCEDMSSLTYLNDASVLHNLKERYYVNLIYTYSGLFCVAINPYKRFPIYTKRVVEIYKGRRRTEVPPHVFAVSDGAYMDMLANRENQSMLITGESGAGKTENTKKVIAYFAHVGATSKKEEAAKKDSKKGNLEDQVVQTNPVLESFGNAKTVRNDNSSRFGKFIRIHFGPMGKLAGADIETYLLEKARVISQQPAERSYHIFYQLMSGKIPGLKEKLLLSNNVNDYHFVSQGKTSIPGVDDGEEFMVTDTAFDVLGFTDEEKENIYKVTAAVMHFGCLKFKQRPREEQAEADGTEEGERVAHLLGLNAADLYKNLLKPRIKVGTEFVTQGRNITQVTASVGALSKAIFDRLFKWLVKRVNETLDTKQKRQHFIGVLDIAGFEIFDFNGFEQICINFTNEKLQQFFNHHMFVLEQEEYKREGIDWVFIDFGLDLQACIELIEKPMGVLSILEEESMFPKASDKTFEEKLKTNHLGKSPNFIKPKPPKPGQAEAHFAIVHYAGTVPYNLTGWLEKNKDPLNDCVVDQFKKGSNTLLQAIFEDHPGLGSAEEKGGKGGRKKGSGFQTVSGLYREQLNKLMTTLRSTQPHFVRCIIPNETKSPGVIDSHLVMHQLTCNGVLEGIRICRKGFPNRMIYPDFKQRYAILAPNVLPKGFVDARGATEKLMDAIKLDEGEYRLGLNKIFFRAGVLGRLEEMRDERLGKIITMIQAAVRWYLTKKHFQKLKEQRVALLVIQRNLRKFLQLRNWLWWKLYSKVKPLLSVARVEDELKELEEKLKKTQEALEKEEKLRKDLEGQNVKILQEKNDLFLQLEAERMGAGDIEERLNKALTQKGDLESQLQDLNDRLSHEEDAHAQLTQTKKKLESEVSSLKKDIEDMELALQKAEQDKATKDHQIRNLNDEIQHQDELINKLNKEKKQLQEQNQKTAEDLQATEDKVNHLNKVKAKLEQTLDELEDSLEREKKARADLEKNKRKVEGDLKLAQEAVADLEKHKKEMEQNLQRKEKEMASLAAKLEDEQALVAKLQKQIKELQARIEELEEELEAERQARAKAEKQRADLAREIEELSERLEESGGATSAQVELNKRREAELAKLRRDLEESNLQHEQAMSNLRKKHNDSVAEMSEQIDQLNKHKAKVEKERATLAAEVSDLQSLLDHSNKSQANAEKQVKQLEVQLADAQFKLDETNRTLNDLDGGKKKMSVENSELQRQLEEAESQVAQLNKIKASLATQLEEAKRQADEEARERAAILGKYRNLEHDLDNLRESVEEEQEAKADFQRQLSKANAEAQLWRSKYESEGLARLEELEEAKRKLHGKLQEAEEAMEQLNAKCSGLEKTKAHLQGELEDMSIEVDKANALAASLEKRQKSFDKVIAEWKAKVDDLAAELDASQKECRNYSTEVFKLRAAYEESQEHYEAVKRENKNLQDEIKDLMDQLGEGGRSVHELEKSRKRLEMEKEELQAALEEAEAALEQEENKVLRAQLELSQVRQEIDRRIQEKEEEFENTRKNHQRALDSMQASLEAEAKGKAEALRLKKKLESDINELEIALDHANKANAEAQKNLKKYQQNVKDLQTALEEEQRARDEAREQYASAERRCNALHGELEESRQLLEQSDRARRAGEAELSEMHEQVNELSAQTASLSVAKRKLEGEMQALQADLDEVLNEAKQSEEKAKKAMVDAARLADELRAEQDHALQQEKLRKALEQQMKELQVRLDEAEAAALKGGKKIIQKLEQKVRELENELENEQRRHGDAAKNFRKSERRIKELQFQAEEDRKNHERMQDLVDKLQQKIKTYKRQIEEAEEIAALNLAKFRKVQQELEDAEERADMAENTLAKLRAKNRSSASAGRAMSPGLTSAPPLRT; encoded by the exons ATGGCCGAGGACCCCGATCCCACCGAGTACCTGTTCGTCTCTCTCGAGACCAAGCGCAAGGACCAGACCAAGCCTTACGATGGCAAGAAGATGGTCTGGGTGCCCGACGAGAAGGAAGGTTTCGTCCTGGGCAACATCGTCTCTACAAAGGGCGACATGGTCACCGTCGACTGTCCCGGCGGAGAG CAAACCGTCAAGAAGGACCTGCTGCAGCAGGTGAACCCGCCAAAGTATGAGAAGTGCGAAGACATGTCGTCCCTCACCTACCTCAACGATGCATCGGTGTTGCACAACCTGAAAGAACGATACTACGTTAATCTCATCTAC ACGTACTCGGGCCTGTTCTGCGTGGCCATCAACCCCTACAAACGCTTCCCCATCTACACCAAGCGCGTCGTGGAGATCTACAAGGGCCGCAGGCGTACTGAGGTGCCTCCCCACGTGTTCGCCGTCTCAGATGGAGCCTACATGGACATGTTGGCCA ACCGTGAGAACCAGTCTATGCTTATCAC CGGCGAGTCTGGTGCCGGTAAGACTGAGAACACGAAAAAGGTCATAGCCTATTTCGCGCACGTCGGCGCCACGAGCAAGAAAGAGGAGGCCGCAAAGAAGGACTCCAAGAAG GGCAACTTGGAAGATCAGGTTGTGCAGACCAACCCCGTTCTCGAGTCCTTCGGTAACGCCAAGACCGTGCGTAACGACAACTCTTCACGATTC GGTAAATTCATCCGTATCCACTTCGGTCCGATGGGCAAGCTAGCCGGTGCTGACATTGAAACAT ATCTACTGGAGAAGGCTCGTGTCATCTCTCAGCAACCCGCTGAGCGTTCGTACCACATCTTCTACCAGCTCATGTCAGGAAAGATTCCTGGGCTGAAGG AGAAACTGCTCCTTAGCAACAACGTCAACGACTACCATTTCGTGTCCCAGGGTAAGACTAGCATCCCCGGTGTTGACGACGGCGAAGAGTTTATGGTTACCGAC ACTGCCTTCGACGTGCTGGGCTTCACGGATGAGGAGAAAGAGAACATCTACAAGGTTACGGCGGCCGTGATGCACTTCGGCTGCCTGAAGTTCAAGCAGAGGCCCCGAGAAGAGCAGGCCGAGGCCGATGGCACCGAGGAAGGCGAGCGCGTCGCCCACTTGCTGGGTCTGAACGCCGCCGACCTCTACAAGAATTTGCTCAAGCCGCGCATCAAGGTCGGCACTGAATTCGTCACCCAGGGCAGGAACATCACCCAG GTGACGGCCTCCGTGGGCGCCCTGTCCAAGGCCATCTTCGACAGGCTCTTCAAGTGGCTGGTGAAGCGTGTCAACGAGACTCTTGACACCAAGCAGAAGCGCCAGCACTTCATTGGTGTGCTGGATATTGCCGGTTTTGAGATCTTCGAC TTCAACGGCTTCGAGCAAATTTGCATCAACTTCACCAATGAAAAGCTGCAGCAGTTCTTCAACCACCACATGTTCGTTCTGGAACAAGAAGAGTACAAGCGTGAGGGCATCGACTGGGTCTTCATTGACTTCGGTCTTGACCTCCAAGCTTGTATCGAGCTTATTGAGAAG CCTATGGGTGTGCTCTCCATCCTGGAAGAAGAGTCTATGTTCCCCAAGGCTTCGGACAAGACCTTCGAGGAGAAGCTGAAGACCAACCACCTTGGCAAGTCACCGAACTTCATCAAGCCTAAGCCTCCCAAGCCTGGCCAGGCTGAGGCCCACTTCGCCATCGTCCACTACGCCGGCACT GTGCCATACAACCTCACCGGCTGGCTGGAGAAGAACAAGGACCCCCTGAACGACTGCGTCGTTGACCAGTTCAAGAAGGGATCCAACACGCTCCTGCAAGCCATCTTTGAGGACCACCCTGGCCTGGGCAGCGCTGAAGAAAAGGGTGGAAAGG GCGGTCGCAAGAAGGGTTCCGGCTTCCAGACTGTGTCTGGTCTGTACAGG GAGCAACTGAACAAGCTCATGACCACCCTGCGCTCCACGCAGCCCCACTTTGTCCGATGCATCATCCCCAACGAAACCAAATCCCCAG GTGTCATCGACTCTCACCTTGTCATGCATCAGCTCACTTGCAACGGCGTACTTGAAGGCATCCGTATCTGCCGTAAGGGTTTCCCCAACCGCATGATCTACCCCGACTTCAAGCAACG ATACGCCATTCTCGCCCCTAACGTGCTCCCTAAAGGCTTCGTGGACGCACGTGGTGCTACGGAGAAGCTCATGGATGCCATCAAACTGGATGAGGGCGAGTATCGGCTCGGATTGAACAAG ATCTTCTTCAGAGCTGGCGTCTTGGGTCGCCTTGAAGAAATGCGCGATGAGCGCCTCGGCAAGATTATCACCATGATCCAGGCAGCCGTGCGCTGGTACCTTACCAAGAAGCACTTCCAGAAGCTCAAGGAACAGAG GGTTGCTCTGCTGGTCATTCAGCGCAACCTCCGGAAGTTCCTCCAACTTCGAAACTGGCTGTGGTGGAAGCTGTACAGCAAG GTCAAGCCCCTGCTCTCTGTGGCTCGTGTGGAAGACGAGCTCAAGGAGCTTgaggagaagctcaagaagacccAGGAGGCCCTCGAGAAGGAGGAGAAGCTTCGCAAAGACCTCGAAGGCCAGAACGTCAAGATCTTGCAGGAGAAGAACGACCTCTTCCTTCAGCTTGAGGCTGAGCGCATGGGTGCTGGCGACATTGAGGAGCGTCTCAACAAGGCTCTCACCCAGAAGGGTGACCTCGAGTCCCAACTGCAAGACCTGAACGACAGGTTGTCGCACGAGGAAGACGCGCACGCTCAGCTCACGCAGACAAAGAAGAAGCTCGAAAGTGAGGTCTCTAGCCTCAAGAAGGACATCGAGGATATGGAGCTTGCTCTGCAGAAGGCGGAGCAGGACAAGGCCACCAAGGACCACCAGATCCGGAACCTCAACGACGAGATTCAGCACCAGGACGAGCTGATCAACAAGCTCAACAAGGAGAAGAAGCAGCTGCAGGAACAGAATCAGAAGACTGCTGAAGACCTGCAGGCCACCGAGGACAAGGTTAACCACCTCAACAAGGTCAAAGCCAAGCTTGAGCAGACCCTCGATGAACTTGAGGACTCCCTCGAGCGCGAAAAGAAGGCGCGTGCCGACCTCGAGAAGAACAAGCGCAAGGTTGAAGGCGATCTCAAGCTCGCCCAGGAGGCAGTTGCCGATCTTGAGAAACACAAGAAGGAGATGGAACAGAACCTTCAGCGCAAGGAGAAGGAGATGGCCAGCTTGGCGGCGAAGCTTGAGGATGAGCAGGCTCTGGTTGCCAAGCTGCAGAAGCAGATCAAGGAACTGCAG GCCCGCATTGAGGAGCTGGAAGAGGAGCTGGAAGCTGAACGCCAGGCCCGCGCCAAG GCCGAGAAGCAGCGCGCCGACCTTGCACGTGAGATCGAGGAGCTGAGCGAGCGCCTCGAAGAATCCGGAGGCGCTACGTCGGCCCAAGTGGAGCTCAACAAGCGCCGCGAAGCCGAACTAGCCAAGCTCAGGCGCGACCTAGAGGAGTCCAACCTGCAGCATGAACAGGCCATGTCCAACCTGCGCAAGAAGCACAACGACTCGGTTGCCGAGATGTCTGAGCAGATCGACCAGCTCAACAAGCACAAGGCCAA AGTTGAAAAGGAGCGTGCTACCCTGGCTGCCGAAGTGTCCGACCTCCAATCCCTCCTGGACCACAGCAACAAGTCACAG GCAAACGCTGAGAAACAGGTCAAACAACTGGAGGTTCAGCTCGCCGATGCCCAGTTCAAGCTTGATGAAACGAACCGTACGCTCAATGACCTGGACGGCGGCAAGAAAAAGATGAGTGTTGAGAACAGCGAGTTACAACGACAGCTGGAGGAGGCCGAGTCGCAGGTGGCACAACTGAACAAGATCAAGGCGTCACTCGCCACGCAGCTTGAGGAGGCCAAGCGGCAAGCCGACGAGGAAGCTCGG GAGCGCGCTGCTATCCTCGGCAAGTACCGCAACTTGGAACACGACCTGGACAACCTGCGCGAGAGCGTCGAAGAAGAACAGGAAGCTAAGGCGGACTTCCAGCGCCAACTCAGCAAGGCGAACGCCGAGGCTCAGCTCTGGCGCTCCAAGTACGAAAGCGAGGGTCTGGCAAGGCTGGAGGAACTCGAGGAAGCCAA GCGCAAGCTGCATGGCAAGCTACAGGAGGCTGAAGAGGCCATGGAGCAGCTGAACGCCAAGTGCAGCGGACTCGAGAAGACCAAGGCACATCTACAGGGAGAGCTGGAGGACATGTCCATCGAGGTGGACAAGGCCAACGCTCTCGCTGCCTCTCTCGAGAAGCGCCAGAAGTCATTCGACAAG GTCATCGCCGAATGGAAGGCCAAGGTGGACGACCTCGCCGCCGAGCTGGACGCGTCTCAGAAGGAGTGCCGCAACTACTCCACCGAGGTGTTCAAGCTGCGCGCCGCCTACGAGGAGAGTCAGGAGCACTACGAAGCCGTCAAGCGCGAGAACAAGAACCTACAGGACGAGATCAAGGACCTCATGGACCAACTTGGTGAGGGTGGCCGAAGCGTTCACGAGCTCGAGAAGTCTCGCAAGAGGCTCGAGATGGAGAAGGAGGAGCTGCAGGCGGCGCTCGAGGAGGCCGAGGCCGCGCTTGAGCAGGAGGAGAACAAG GTGCTGCGTGCACAGCTCGAGCTGTCGCAGGTGCGGCAAGAGATCGACCGACGAATccaggagaaggaggaggagttTGAGAACACACGCAAGAACCACCAGCGGGCGCTCGACTCTATGCAGGCCAGCCTCGAGGCTGAAGCTAAGGGCAAGGCTGAGGCGCTCAGGCTGAAGAAGAAGCTGGAGAGCGACATCAACGAACTCGAGATTGCCCTGGACCACGCCAACAAGGCTAATGCTGAGGCGCAGAAGAACCTCAAGAAGTACCAGCAGAACGTCAAGGACTTGCAGACCGCCCTCGAGGAGGAACAGCGCGCCCGCGACGAAGCCCGTGAACAGTACGCCTCGGCTGAACGCCGCTGCAACGCTCTTCATGGCGAACTGGAGGAGAGCCGCCAGCTGCTGGAACAGTCAGACCGCGCCCGCCGCGCCGGCGAAGCCGAACTCAGCGAGATGCACGAACAAGTCAACGAACTGTCCGCGCAGACCGCCTCCCTGTCTGTGGCCAAGAGGAAGCTCGAAGGAGAGATGCAGGCACTTCAG GCCGATCTGGACGAAGTGCTAAACGAAGCCAAGCAGTCGGAGGAGAAGGCCAAGAAGGCGATGGTGGACGCCGCCCGTCTCGCCGACGAACTCCGTGCCGAGCAGGACCATGCCCTGCAGCAGGAGAAGCTGCGCAAGGCGCTTGAGCAGCAGATGAAGGAACTCCAGGTGCGCCTGGATGAAGCCGAGGCCGCTGCGCTCAAGGGCGGCAAGAAGATCATCCAGAAGCTGGAACAGAAGGTGCGCGAGCTCGAGAACGAACTGGAGAACGAGCAGCGCAGGCACGGAGACGCCGCCAAAAACTTCCGCAAGAGCGAACGCCGCATCAAGGAGCTCCAATTCCAG GCCGAGGAGGACCGCAAGAACCACGAGCGGATGCAAGACCTTGTCGACAAGCTCCAGCAGAAGATCAAGACGTACAAGCGCCAGATCGAGGAGGCCGAGGAGATCGCCGCCCTCAACCTGGCCAAGTTCCGCAAGGTGCAGCAAGAGCTCGAGGACGCCGAGGAGCGCGCCGACATGGCCGAGAACACGCTGGCCAAGCTCCGTGCAAAGAACCGCAGCTCCGCATCCGCCGGCCGCGCCATGTCTCCCGGTCTGACCTCTGCCCCGCCCCTCAGGACCTAA